The following proteins come from a genomic window of Cervus canadensis isolate Bull #8, Minnesota chromosome 3, ASM1932006v1, whole genome shotgun sequence:
- the SMKR1 gene encoding small lysine-rich protein 1, with product MPAKGKKKSRGKSRGKKQKKPEVDILSPAAMLNLYYIAHNVADCLQLRGFRWPGAAKAKKGKGKI from the coding sequence CCAgctaaagggaagaagaaaagccGGGGCAAGTCGCGTGGGAAGAAGCAGAAGAAGCCGGAAGTGGACATCCTCAGCCCCGCCGCCATGCTGAACCTCTACTACATCGCGCACAACGTGGCCGACTGCCTGCAGCTGCGCGGCTTCCGCTGGCCAGGCGCCGCCAAGGCGAAGAAGGGGAAAGGCAAGATTTAA